From Oenococcus sicerae, the proteins below share one genomic window:
- a CDS encoding helix-turn-helix domain-containing protein — translation MTDAKQNLKLFSEITDQKIFLIQDGEIGHSLDGDDHDFVLIDSEDIARIARLASLGNDILIKNGDRIMLNIPIESKKSLLLVPNEYIQRDFHSGLSSNSEKAILKVKQLAEIVYAIYSNTAAPIRHLLIYWLKNESKKTSDRKQTFKKGSKEEIFFFYQEQIAESLQGLDEKRIIKNLNEMKYLLSAKEDSRSEVVEQYSQSYLKELLVSLICSLADHAIDSGLPFNQAAKMRIELIESVYQNELLNFYTDVKTIVWEYFEALKGYNRENETDIATICRHYIDTHLTDKLALHDIAENCNVSKQSINATFKSHYDMTVKHYIYSKKIALAKNLLANNKKSLQEISNYLSFVDKSYFVKIFHAVTGMTPKQYRHQLFDN, via the coding sequence ATGACTGACGCAAAGCAAAATCTAAAATTGTTCAGTGAAATCACTGATCAAAAAATATTTTTGATCCAAGATGGCGAAATAGGTCATTCACTTGATGGCGATGATCACGATTTTGTCCTCATCGATAGTGAAGATATTGCACGTATTGCTAGATTGGCTTCACTAGGCAATGATATCTTGATCAAAAACGGTGACAGGATCATGCTCAACATTCCAATTGAATCCAAAAAGAGCCTGCTGCTCGTACCAAACGAATATATTCAAAGAGACTTTCATTCGGGGCTCAGCAGCAACAGTGAGAAGGCTATTTTAAAAGTTAAACAATTGGCTGAGATCGTTTATGCCATTTACAGCAATACAGCTGCACCAATCCGACACTTGCTGATTTATTGGCTGAAAAATGAGTCAAAAAAAACTAGCGATCGTAAACAAACTTTTAAAAAGGGTTCCAAAGAAGAAATTTTCTTTTTCTATCAAGAACAAATAGCTGAAAGTTTACAGGGCTTAGATGAGAAACGAATTATCAAAAATCTGAATGAGATGAAGTATTTATTATCAGCGAAAGAAGACAGTCGATCGGAGGTAGTTGAACAATATAGCCAATCCTATCTCAAAGAACTTTTAGTTTCTCTCATTTGTAGTCTAGCTGATCACGCGATCGATTCAGGGCTCCCTTTTAACCAAGCTGCCAAAATGAGAATCGAATTAATTGAATCAGTCTATCAAAATGAGCTGCTTAATTTCTACACAGATGTGAAGACAATTGTCTGGGAATATTTTGAAGCACTAAAGGGCTATAATCGTGAAAATGAAACAGATATTGCGACCATTTGTCGCCATTATATTGATACCCATCTAACTGATAAGCTAGCTTTGCATGATATCGCTGAAAATTGTAATGTTTCCAAACAAAGCATTAACGCGACCTTTAAAAGTCATTATGATATGACAGTTAAACATTATATTTACAGCAAAAAAATTGCCTTAGCAAAAAATCTTCTGGCGAATAACAAAAAAAGCCTGCAAGAAATTTCAAATTATCTCTCTTTCGTTGACAAAAGTTACTTTGTCA
- a CDS encoding ABC transporter ATP-binding protein: MSIEFENISKTYDQAPVLESINAEIASGEFFAVVGPSGCGKSTLLRMLAGLIDITSGVIKINGKQVNALPAKNRGLTMAFQDYALFPFLSVEDNIAFGLKARKMPIEEVKKRVDDALEMVDLSDFRERKPKDLSGGQRQRVALARAIASDAKICLMDEPLSNLDAQLRARMRSEIRGLQRKLGLTLIYVTHDQVEAMTMADHIMVLNDHQVQQIDTPLGIYNHPANEFVANFFGTPQINILSGVYEANDDQIVIDHDLKLSITEKLSRQNYKIGIRPNQLDFTAVGPGKGNATISDLSNLGSQTIVSALLDNGQTVRIIKEEQLLIDDQQRIKIFSKGTAFVFDPDKKTLAAVSLGSPI; the protein is encoded by the coding sequence TTGTCGATTGAATTTGAGAATATTAGTAAAACGTATGATCAAGCACCAGTTCTTGAAAGTATTAATGCGGAAATTGCAAGTGGTGAATTTTTTGCAGTAGTTGGCCCTTCCGGTTGCGGCAAGAGCACGCTTTTAAGAATGCTGGCGGGGTTAATTGATATTACAAGTGGTGTCATTAAAATTAATGGCAAACAAGTCAATGCGTTACCGGCTAAAAATCGGGGTTTAACAATGGCTTTCCAAGATTACGCACTTTTTCCTTTTTTAAGCGTCGAGGATAACATTGCTTTTGGATTAAAAGCACGAAAAATGCCCATCGAAGAAGTCAAAAAAAGAGTAGATGATGCTCTTGAAATGGTTGATTTGTCAGATTTTAGAGAACGAAAGCCCAAGGATCTTTCTGGTGGTCAGCGGCAGCGTGTGGCTTTAGCTCGAGCCATTGCAAGTGATGCCAAAATATGTTTAATGGACGAACCTCTGTCTAACTTAGATGCCCAATTGAGAGCCAGAATGCGCAGCGAGATCAGGGGTCTTCAGCGTAAGCTAGGCTTGACTTTGATCTATGTCACGCATGATCAAGTGGAAGCGATGACAATGGCGGACCATATTATGGTTTTAAACGATCATCAAGTGCAGCAGATCGATACGCCGTTGGGTATTTATAATCACCCGGCCAATGAATTTGTTGCCAACTTTTTCGGTACACCTCAAATTAATATTCTCTCGGGAGTTTATGAGGCTAATGACGATCAGATCGTGATCGATCATGATTTAAAACTATCGATCACTGAAAAATTAAGTCGGCAAAATTACAAGATCGGTATTCGACCGAATCAATTAGATTTTACGGCGGTTGGTCCGGGCAAAGGGAACGCGACTATTTCAGATTTATCCAATCTTGGTTCACAAACGATCGTGTCAGCGCTCTTAGACAATGGACAAACAGTCAGAATTATCAAAGAAGAACAACTTTTGATCGATGATCAGCAGCGCATTAAAATATTTTCTAAAGGAACTGCTTTTGTTTTTGATCCTGACAAAAAGACTTTGGCTGCTGTCAGTCTTGGGAGCCCTATCTAA
- a CDS encoding carbohydrate ABC transporter permease, with amino-acid sequence MAENNRVIDPSGSAVKAARGGLDFQQLSVKKNDKGYAWLFLGPSLLLLIVFIFYPMLKTLYLSLFLTNGNGQNTVFVGLQNYMTLLTSATYFASLFATLIYVLAVSLLTIILGLLLASTASKNVRGSSFFRTIFSSTMGVSISVSAIFWLFIFNPSIGVFTQLAAFLHLPILNWSTDPNLAMLSVIISTVWMNLGFAFLILFSAFQSLPQSLYEETAIEGASPSYRFFHVTLPLISPTLFFVSIITLIESFKSFGLIDLMTAGGPNNATNLLVYHIYQNAFLNGNYSQASAESVILTIVIAVLTFIQFKYLEKKVSY; translated from the coding sequence ATGGCCGAAAATAATCGCGTGATCGATCCTAGCGGCTCGGCGGTAAAGGCAGCCAGAGGCGGTTTGGATTTTCAACAACTATCTGTGAAAAAGAATGATAAAGGCTATGCTTGGTTGTTTTTAGGACCATCTTTGCTATTACTAATCGTTTTTATTTTTTACCCGATGCTGAAAACCCTTTATTTGAGTTTATTTTTAACAAACGGCAACGGTCAGAATACGGTATTTGTTGGGCTGCAAAATTACATGACTTTACTAACTTCGGCCACTTACTTTGCTAGTCTTTTTGCAACCTTGATCTATGTACTTGCTGTCTCGTTGCTCACGATTATTTTGGGCCTGCTGTTAGCGAGTACGGCTAGCAAGAATGTTCGCGGCAGCAGTTTTTTTAGAACGATTTTTTCGTCCACGATGGGCGTCTCAATTTCAGTTTCGGCAATTTTTTGGCTATTTATTTTTAATCCTTCAATTGGTGTTTTCACTCAATTGGCTGCTTTTTTACATCTGCCGATTTTAAACTGGTCGACCGATCCTAATTTGGCTATGCTTTCCGTGATCATTTCAACGGTCTGGATGAACTTAGGCTTTGCTTTTCTAATTTTATTCAGTGCCTTTCAATCCTTACCGCAAAGCCTTTATGAAGAAACGGCCATCGAAGGTGCCAGTCCCAGTTATCGCTTTTTTCATGTGACGCTGCCGCTTATTTCGCCGACACTTTTCTTTGTCTCGATCATCACATTGATCGAGTCCTTTAAAAGCTTTGGCTTGATTGATTTAATGACGGCCGGTGGACCGAATAATGCGACCAATTTGCTTGTTTATCATATTTATCAAAATGCCTTTTTAAACGGCAATTATTCTCAGGCCAGTGCGGAATCAGTTATTTTGACCATCGTTATTGCTGTTCTCACTTTTATCCAATTTAAATATCTTGAAAAGAAGGTCAGCTACTAA
- a CDS encoding carbohydrate ABC transporter permease, translating to MANVDQWTRNKKIWHYILLILLSALIIGPFIIGLWTSLLPTADISSGNLLHSSISLNNYWEAFTQTPIIRYLFNSLLISFLTMLCQVFFCSMAAYAFVFIEFKHRNFYFYLVLSTMMLPFEAEVIPNFQTIKSLGLLNSYAGMIVPFMTSAFGIFMLRQAFMQMPYELKEAADVEGLNHWQFYVKAVLPYSRLSLYTLAAYSFLSAWNQYLWPMLTTFSDDFRPVQVGLRELQSQETFNNWGMIQASAAIIVIPTLIVLYFGQHYFKSGLNEGAVK from the coding sequence ATGGCAAACGTCGATCAATGGACTAGGAATAAAAAAATCTGGCACTATATCCTATTGATTTTACTGTCAGCCTTGATCATTGGGCCTTTCATTATTGGCCTTTGGACCAGCTTGTTGCCAACTGCTGATATTTCCAGCGGCAATTTATTGCACAGCAGTATTTCTTTAAACAATTATTGGGAAGCTTTCACGCAGACACCGATCATTCGTTATTTGTTTAATAGCTTGCTGATCTCTTTTTTAACGATGCTCTGTCAGGTTTTCTTCTGCTCAATGGCGGCTTATGCTTTTGTCTTTATCGAATTCAAGCATCGGAATTTCTATTTTTACCTTGTCTTATCCACGATGATGCTGCCATTTGAAGCCGAGGTGATCCCGAATTTTCAAACGATCAAATCCTTGGGTTTGCTTAATAGTTACGCTGGCATGATCGTCCCTTTTATGACATCGGCCTTTGGCATCTTTATGCTGCGCCAAGCCTTTATGCAAATGCCCTACGAATTAAAAGAGGCTGCTGATGTTGAGGGACTGAATCACTGGCAGTTTTACGTGAAAGCTGTACTGCCTTATAGCAGATTGAGTCTTTACACTTTGGCCGCCTACAGCTTTCTATCAGCCTGGAACCAATATCTTTGGCCGATGCTGACGACTTTCAGTGATGATTTTCGACCAGTTCAAGTTGGTTTACGCGAATTACAATCTCAAGAAACATTTAATAATTGGGGTATGATTCAAGCCAGTGCGGCCATTATCGTGATCCCGACTCTGATTGTTTTGTACTTTGGTCAGCATTACTTTAAGTCTGGTTTGAATGAGGGTGCAGTCAAATGA